The Pirellulaceae bacterium region CCACAGTAAGCAGCGTTCACAGGACATGATTGACCTGTACCAGCTAAGTCTATGCTTGATGCGCTGTACATCGCCCGACGAAGTTGCCCATACCGGTCTAGACATATTGCGGCTGCGTACACAGGCAACGGTCGTCGGGTTCTTGTGGGTAGATGATCACGGAGAACTCAAGCCGCAGCTAATTCTGCCGGCCGAGATGGGGGATCGCCTGAGATTGCACAAGAAGCTGACCGATCGTGTGTGCAACGACGGGTGTGGCATCTGGGTCAAGGACAGTCTACCGGCTAACGGCCGTCAGGCCAGTTTTGCTGACGCAATCTGCGTACCGCTGCTAAGTGGACCGTCGGTTATGGGCGCGGTGCATTTGTATCGCGAGCAAGGTACGTTTGAAGCGGAACACTTCGACTTTGCAGTCTCGGTGGGCAATATGTTGGCTGTAGCTTTGGAGAGCTCTCGGGCGCGGGCAAGTCTATCGGCCGAGCATCAACGGCTGGTTCAGCGGACGGCAGACTTTCACGAGTTGATGGGGGATTCGCCGGAAATGAAGCGCTTGAAGGACCGCATTTCACGAGTGGCTCGCGCCAGTGGCTGCGCGTTGGTGCGCGGCGAAAGTGGCGTTGGAAAAGAACTGGTCTCCAGGGCTATTCATCGTCTCAGTCCTCGTAAAGACCGACCTTTGCTGTGTGTCAATTGTGCGGCAATTCCCCACGAGCTGATGGAAAGTCAATTGTTTGGACATAAGAAAGGGGCCTTCACTGGAGCCGATCGAGATCATGCCGGATTCTTCCAGCAGGCACATACTGGGACGCTATTTTTGGATGAAGTGGGCGAGTTGACGCTGGAGGGCCAAGCGAAGCTGCTGCGAATTCTGGAAGGGCATCCCTTCATGCCCGTCGGCGATACTAAGCAAGTGCAAGTGGACGTGAGAGTCATCGCTGCTACCAATCGAGACTTACGCGAATACGTGCGCGATAAGCGGTTTCGTGAAGATTTGTACTATCGCCTGAGTGTCTTCGAATTGGTGGTGCCGCCCCTGCGAGATCGCGGGCGAGATATCGAGATTCTAACCACGCATTTTTTTGATCACTTTCGAATGCAGCATGGACGACAGCAACTGCAGCTCTCCGCAGAAGCTCGACAAAAACTGCTTAAATATGCATGGCCCGGGAATGTTCGGCAGCTGCGCAATGTGATTGACAGCGCTGTCGTGCTGGCCGCAGGCAATATTATTCAGCCCGGCGATTTGTCGCTACAAGACGTTAGTGTCGAGCGGTTGGATACACTCAGAATCGATCATTGGGAAGAGCGGTTGATTCGAGAGTCGCTGTCCAGAACGGGCAATAACATTAATGAAGCTACCAAATTGCTGGGCGTCAGCCGAGCCACGCTATATCGGAAACTGGAACAGTATGGGATCGAGCGCTAGAGGAATGGTTTTTTTCAATAGCAGCCAGGAGCGAATGTGACTGCCAGGATTTTGGATGGTAAAGCAACCTCTGCTGCGATTCGTCAGGAAATCGCTGGTGAAGTTGCGGCTTGGATTAAGTCAGGTGCTCCTGTTCCTCAGCTGGCAGCTGTGCTGGTCGGTGATGATCCTGCCAGTCAAGTCTATGTCCGCAATAAGGAGCGCGCTTGTCAACAAGTTGGGATGCATAGCCGCGTCATGCGGTTACCGGCGACGACGTCAACTGGCCAGCTTCTGGATTTGCTGGGGCAGCTCAATGACGATCGACAGGTACATGGTATTCTCGTTCAACTGCCACTACCAACAGGCCTGGACTCGCAGCGAGTTCTGGATGCAGTTTGTCCTCTCAAAGATGTGGACGCTTTCGCCCCAGAAAATGTCGGACTATTAGTTCAAGGTCGTCCGCGATATCTTCCATGTACGCCCCATGGAGTGTTGCAACTCCTGGCACGATACAACTTGCAGCTGGCGGGCCGGCATGTTGTTGTGGTAGGTCGGAGTGACATTGTCGGTAAACCCATGGCGATGATGTTGGTGCAAAAGGATATCGGATTTGGAGATGCATTTGCTAATGCTACGGTAACGCTGTGCCATTCGCGCAGCCGTGACTTGTCGGAATTGACGCGGAGTGCCGATGTCGTGATTGCGGCGGTCGGCAGGCCTCAATTGATCACCGCTGACATGGTGCGTCCCGGCGCGGTAGTTGTCGATGTGGGCATCAATCGAGTCGGCCAGCAATTGGTCGGTGATGTCGATTATCTGCCAGTTAGCCAAGTGGTCAGCGCGATTACGCCTGTGCCAGGCGGTGTTGGACCGCTGACGATCGCCATGCTGCTGCGCAATACCTGGGAAGCTTGCCGATTGCAGCATTCTCGAATCGTAATGGATTAACCTTTCAACGAGGTGCGGATTGAACATTGTACACCGCCCGGAGCAGGCATTCGCTCAATTGGTTCAATGGCGTGACGCAGGCCTACGCAGTGGACTGGTCCCCACCATGGGTGCCCTGCACGAAGGCCACTTGTCGCTTGTGCGCAGATCCAGGGCAGAGTGCGATCGAACAGTGGTGACGATCTTCGTGAATCCCACTCAGTTTGGTCCCCGCGAGGACTTCCACAAGTATCCGCGCACTCCAGAGGACGACTATCAGGCCCTCCGCGAGCTTGAGGTGGATTTGGTATTTGCTCCGAGTCTCGAACAGCTTTATCCCGATGGCTTTTCAACCTTTGTCGAGCCGCCGGCTGCAGCGCGGCGTCTGGAAGGCGAATTTCGTCCTGGACACTTTCGAGGCGTGGCGACCATAGTGCTCAAGCTGTTTCAAATTCTACCGGCGAGCGTAGCCTATTTTGGTCAGAAAGATTATCAACAACTAACGGTCATTCGCCGAATGGTAGACGACCTGAATGTCCCCATACGCGTAGAAGGTTGTCCGACGGTTCGTGAACCAGACGGCTTGGCGCTGAGCAGCCGCAATCGATACTTAACATCTGACCAGCGACCACGAGCTAGATGCTTGTGGCTGGCGCTGCAGGCGGTTAAGCAGGCTTTGGAAAATGGTCAGCGGCAAGTTCAAACCCTGGAAACGCTAATGCGCGACACGTTGATGGACAATGGAGCTGATCGCATTGACTACGCGCGCATTGTAGACGCGAATTCACTTGCCGACCTGAAGCAAGTCGATCAGGCTGTTGTGGCACTGATCGCAGTCCATATCGGCACAACGCGACTGATCGACAACTGTTTTCTGCAGGTTTAAGACATGTCCGATAAATACCTGAACTTCGTCAATTCTGCTTGGGGCCGCACGATTACCAAGCGTTTGGGCTTACCGCAGCCCGTCCAACTAGATCGTTACCGCGAAGGTGCCGGGCCACTGAGCGGGTCGACGATTATCGATGCCAGTGAAGGTGCCGTTTTTGCGCGCGCGATACGGGCATGGGCAGACGGCAATCCGGTACCTGTTTACGCGTCGCACGACTTTGATGCGTCACAAAAATTGCGCGCCGTGGTGTACGATGCGTCGGGAATAACCCAGGTCGATGCGTTGGTTCAATTACACCAGTTCTTCAATCCCATTCTGCGCTCGTTTGGAAAATGCACTCGCGTAGTAGTTGTGGGGCTGATTCCTGAGCATTGCTGCCCGTCGCAGCAGATTGCGCAGAGAGCCTTGTTGGGATTTGTAAAGGCTCTTGCCAAAGAAATGCGGTTAGGTGGGACGGTCAATCTGTTATGGGTTCAACCAGGTGCCGAGCGCGAGTTGCTGTGGCCCTTATCGTTCTTAGCATCGGATCGCAGTGCGTATGTGTCTGGACAACCGTTAAGGGTGCGGCGAGCCGAGTCGGAAGCGACGTTGGATTTTGCACGACCGCTGATCGGTCGCAACGTGTTGATTACGGGGGCTGCGCGCGGAATTGGCAGGTCAATCGCCCAGTTGATGCAGCGTCGCGGTGCGCATGTTAGTGTGCTGGATATTCCGCGAGCCGAAGTCGAGTTGACCAAGTTGGCTGCAGAATTGAAGGGTGATTGGTTGACCTTGGATGTGACTGATGGCCATGCTGCCCAGCAGATCGGCCGGCATTTTGCGGAACGGCCTCTGCACGCGATCATTCACAATGCGGGTATCACGCGCGACAAGAAGTTGGCCAATATGCAAACTCAAGCGTGGCATCAAGTATTGAATACCAATTTGGCATGTCAGGAGCGGATCAACCAAAACTTGATCGAGACCGGAGTCTTGCAGCGCGGTTCGGGTATCGTGCTGGTATCTTCGATTTCTGGGATTGGCGGCATCGCCGGTCAAACCAATTATAGCGCCAGCAAAGCGGGAGTGATCGGCATGGTGGATGCCTATGCCGAAAGCTACTTCCAGCAAGGCATTGCCCTGAATGCGGTCGCGCCTGGCTTTATTGACACGGAGATGATCGCCACCATCCCTTTGGCTCTACGCGAAGCTGGCCGGCGCATGAATTCATTAGCGCAGGCCGGTTTGCCGGTAGACGTCGCTGAAACCATCGCCATGTTAGCTCAGGGTGTGGATTACGGACTGTACGGCAACGTGCTCCGCGTGTGCGGTCAAGCGGTCATGGGCGCTTGAGCGACCAGCGCCAGCGACAGTGTGCGTAGCTCAATGCCATTGTGCGTAGCTTTGTTTTATTGCGTCTTGCGCCTAGCTTAATTCTTGCGACACTGGGCGACTTCGCATAGTGGAATCGCCCCACAGTGCTTGCCTGAAATCATGTCCGCCAGGGTAGTTCCGCCGAACATTTCTTCCATTTTTGCCAAAGCACTATCGACTTTGGTATGCAGAGCGCACAGGTGGTCAGCATGCGAGAGAGCACCCATTGGGCAGCTGTGGATGCGCCTAATGGGTTCGATGGCGTTGACTACTTCCAATATTGAAATGGCCTCTGCCGGACGGGCCAAGTAAACGCCACCGCCTATTCCCCGTTGTGAATTGAGCAGTCCAGAGGCTCGCAGGCTCTGTAAAACTTTCGACAAATAAGCCCGCGGAACTAGAGTGCGTTCGGCCAAGGTATTGGTGGAGCACCCCTCTTGTCCCGTATGTGCCAATTGAACCATGGCACGAAGTGCGTATTCGACAGTTTGAGAAAACAACGGCAGACCCTTCAAGGCAAGTGGAAATGCGAAGACTGGCGAATAAAGGTACGTCAACTTGGCGAGCGACAAACAGCTTATCACACGCGCACGGAAGACTCATCTACTTTGGCGAATAGCATTCGGCCAGCCGGAGTTTGCAAAGTACTAGTGACCACTACGTTGAGTGTTGCATTGATTCGATGGCGAGCACCTTCGATCACTACCATCGTTCCATCATCCAAGTAGCCAATGCCCTGCTCGGGACCCTCGCCGGGCTTTACGACGCGTACCTGAAAGGCTTCGCCAGGTAAAAACTGTGGTCGTAGGGCAGCCGCAACTTCATTCAAATTGATTACCTGAACATTGTGGACCTTGGCAACCTTATTGAGGTTAAAATCGCCGGTTACCAATTTGCCTTCCAGGTGCTTGGCTAAGAAAACCAGCTTCATATCGACAGGTTGGCCGGCAAATTCTGGCAGCTCGCGGTCGTATATTTGGACGTCAAGGTCCGATTCGTTCCGCAGGCGATTTACGATATCCAGTCCTCGTCGTCCGCGCGCTCGACGCATTCGGTCATTGCTGTCGGCGATGGCCTGCAGTTCGGCTAGCACAAAACCAGGCAAAACCAATTGATTTTCGATGATCTTGGTGTCGGTCAACTCTGCCAGTCGACCGTCGATAATCGCGCTGGTATCCAGCACTAGGGGGCGAGCCCCTTTCAGCTCACGAGAGAACTCGACATACGGGATCAGGAAACGAAAATCGTCTTTAGTCTGCAGCAACAGGCTGATACAGGTATAGCACACGATGGCGCCCGTGATCAGCCACATTGGTCCAGATGCCTGATTCACCGGGAAAAGCGGCGTGAGAGCCAAGATGGCGACGTAAGTCAACAAAACCCCTACTAATAGCCCAAAATAGACCGCTGAAAGTACTTCAATTCTCTTTCTCGGCGTGAAAACATCGGCTGCTATAACGCCCAGAGCCAACAGCACCGTTCCGAAGATGATCAGATAGGGGAGAAACGTCGGGCCGTCCAAGTTCATGCGCAGCGCCAGCGTCGCAATCCCAGCCGTCACGGAAATGAAGACAACCCGCAGTATGAACAGTGCCATACCAAATACCTAATTTAATGGGGAAATAACATTTGCGGGACAATCGCTTGCAGTGTAAACCGTAGTTTACCATTTGTATTCCGCTGGAATAAAGCGGAGGCCGACGCTATGCCAGTGATTATACGAATAATGGTTCGCGAAAGTTACGCTAGAATTGGAATTGCCCTGCTTAACGGGCAAGTTTGTGACTTTCGGACTTGTGTGACGGGTCTATGGTAGCGGTTATGGTGGTCAGCTAGGCGTTGTTTGCTGTCACAGGCTACGACTGGCTTTACTTGACGGGTCGGCAGGTCGGGCGGATACTGCTGAGCTTTGTGAAATCAGCCAGGTCGAAAGGCGTTGGAGAAATTCCCGTCGCGTTCGACCTCAGTTGTGCCGTCGAGGCGTTTTAGGAGCAAATAGTGCCAGCAGCCGCCGTAATTGGGCTACAGTGGGGCGATGAAGCCAAAGGAAAACTTGTCGATCTGTTAGCGCCGCGCCACGACTGCGTAGTTCGCTATCAGGGTGGTGCAAATGCCGGGCATACCGTCGTCAGCGGCCAGCAAGTATACAAGCTGCATCATGTGCCCAGCGGCATCCTGCATCCCCAAGTGCGGAACTTCATTACGCCCGGAGTTGTAATTGAGCCCAATACGCTCCTGCGCGAGTTGCGTGAGCTGGAAGCCCGTGGTTTGAAGCCTTCCAGCAATTTGTTGATCAGCGAGCGGTCGCACCTGGTGATGCCTTGGCATTTGGCTGAAGATCAAGTGATGAACGGCCAAGTTGTACAGGGCGAAAGCATTGGCAC contains the following coding sequences:
- a CDS encoding sigma 54-interacting transcriptional regulator is translated as MKAVATVIRGSASEKRYDLDVAQPIRIGRGSGCQILLSDPLSSRTHAIISFEDGKWLTTDAESRNGTLVNDHRIKEVVLSHGDRISVGSTELLFELIDDESDTEANGQTLYREAPVSVEGSGIHSLSLVHSKQRSQDMIDLYQLSLCLMRCTSPDEVAHTGLDILRLRTQATVVGFLWVDDHGELKPQLILPAEMGDRLRLHKKLTDRVCNDGCGIWVKDSLPANGRQASFADAICVPLLSGPSVMGAVHLYREQGTFEAEHFDFAVSVGNMLAVALESSRARASLSAEHQRLVQRTADFHELMGDSPEMKRLKDRISRVARASGCALVRGESGVGKELVSRAIHRLSPRKDRPLLCVNCAAIPHELMESQLFGHKKGAFTGADRDHAGFFQQAHTGTLFLDEVGELTLEGQAKLLRILEGHPFMPVGDTKQVQVDVRVIAATNRDLREYVRDKRFREDLYYRLSVFELVVPPLRDRGRDIEILTTHFFDHFRMQHGRQQLQLSAEARQKLLKYAWPGNVRQLRNVIDSAVVLAAGNIIQPGDLSLQDVSVERLDTLRIDHWEERLIRESLSRTGNNINEATKLLGVSRATLYRKLEQYGIER
- the folD gene encoding bifunctional methylenetetrahydrofolate dehydrogenase/methenyltetrahydrofolate cyclohydrolase FolD, which gives rise to MTARILDGKATSAAIRQEIAGEVAAWIKSGAPVPQLAAVLVGDDPASQVYVRNKERACQQVGMHSRVMRLPATTSTGQLLDLLGQLNDDRQVHGILVQLPLPTGLDSQRVLDAVCPLKDVDAFAPENVGLLVQGRPRYLPCTPHGVLQLLARYNLQLAGRHVVVVGRSDIVGKPMAMMLVQKDIGFGDAFANATVTLCHSRSRDLSELTRSADVVIAAVGRPQLITADMVRPGAVVVDVGINRVGQQLVGDVDYLPVSQVVSAITPVPGGVGPLTIAMLLRNTWEACRLQHSRIVMD
- the panC gene encoding pantoate--beta-alanine ligase — encoded protein: MNIVHRPEQAFAQLVQWRDAGLRSGLVPTMGALHEGHLSLVRRSRAECDRTVVTIFVNPTQFGPREDFHKYPRTPEDDYQALRELEVDLVFAPSLEQLYPDGFSTFVEPPAAARRLEGEFRPGHFRGVATIVLKLFQILPASVAYFGQKDYQQLTVIRRMVDDLNVPIRVEGCPTVREPDGLALSSRNRYLTSDQRPRARCLWLALQAVKQALENGQRQVQTLETLMRDTLMDNGADRIDYARIVDANSLADLKQVDQAVVALIAVHIGTTRLIDNCFLQV
- a CDS encoding 3-oxoacyl-ACP reductase — its product is MSDKYLNFVNSAWGRTITKRLGLPQPVQLDRYREGAGPLSGSTIIDASEGAVFARAIRAWADGNPVPVYASHDFDASQKLRAVVYDASGITQVDALVQLHQFFNPILRSFGKCTRVVVVGLIPEHCCPSQQIAQRALLGFVKALAKEMRLGGTVNLLWVQPGAERELLWPLSFLASDRSAYVSGQPLRVRRAESEATLDFARPLIGRNVLITGAARGIGRSIAQLMQRRGAHVSVLDIPRAEVELTKLAAELKGDWLTLDVTDGHAAQQIGRHFAERPLHAIIHNAGITRDKKLANMQTQAWHQVLNTNLACQERINQNLIETGVLQRGSGIVLVSSISGIGGIAGQTNYSASKAGVIGMVDAYAESYFQQGIALNAVAPGFIDTEMIATIPLALREAGRRMNSLAQAGLPVDVAETIAMLAQGVDYGLYGNVLRVCGQAVMGA
- a CDS encoding Rrf2 family transcriptional regulator — translated: MFSQTVEYALRAMVQLAHTGQEGCSTNTLAERTLVPRAYLSKVLQSLRASGLLNSQRGIGGGVYLARPAEAISILEVVNAIEPIRRIHSCPMGALSHADHLCALHTKVDSALAKMEEMFGGTTLADMISGKHCGAIPLCEVAQCRKN
- a CDS encoding PIN/TRAM domain-containing protein; this encodes MALFILRVVFISVTAGIATLALRMNLDGPTFLPYLIIFGTVLLALGVIAADVFTPRKRIEVLSAVYFGLLVGVLLTYVAILALTPLFPVNQASGPMWLITGAIVCYTCISLLLQTKDDFRFLIPYVEFSRELKGARPLVLDTSAIIDGRLAELTDTKIIENQLVLPGFVLAELQAIADSNDRMRRARGRRGLDIVNRLRNESDLDVQIYDRELPEFAGQPVDMKLVFLAKHLEGKLVTGDFNLNKVAKVHNVQVINLNEVAAALRPQFLPGEAFQVRVVKPGEGPEQGIGYLDDGTMVVIEGARHRINATLNVVVTSTLQTPAGRMLFAKVDESSVRV